A single genomic interval of Roseomonas aeriglobus harbors:
- the rpsI gene encoding 30S ribosomal protein S9 translates to MSDNRQSLADLGAIAQGQPVSTETAGTATDATVQAAPTTPLRAQELDKQGRAYATGRRKDAVARVWLKPGTGKITVNGRDQEVYFARPTLRLVINQVFGVAGREGQYDVVATVKGGGLSGQAGAVKHGIAQAITRYEPALRSPVKAAGFLTRDSRTVERKKYGKAKARRSFQFSKR, encoded by the coding sequence ATGTCCGATAACCGCCAGTCCCTCGCCGACCTCGGCGCCATCGCCCAGGGCCAGCCTGTCTCGACCGAGACTGCCGGCACCGCGACCGACGCGACCGTTCAGGCCGCCCCGACCACTCCGCTGCGTGCGCAGGAACTCGACAAGCAGGGCCGCGCCTATGCGACCGGCCGTCGTAAGGATGCCGTCGCCCGCGTGTGGTTGAAGCCGGGCACCGGCAAGATCACGGTCAATGGCCGCGATCAGGAAGTCTATTTCGCGCGTCCGACGCTGCGTCTGGTCATCAACCAGGTGTTCGGCGTTGCGGGTCGCGAAGGTCAGTATGACGTTGTCGCCACCGTCAAGGGCGGCGGCCTGTCGGGCCAGGCCGGTGCGGTCAAGCACGGCATCGCTCAGGCGATCACCCGCTACGAGCCGGCGCTGCGCAGCCCGGTCAAGGCAGCCGGCTTCCTGACCCGCGACAGCCGTACCGTCGAGCGCAAGAAGTACGGCAAGGCGAAGGCTCGCCGCAGCTTCCAGTTCTCGAAGCGCTAA
- the rplM gene encoding 50S ribosomal protein L13, which produces MKTTKSAKPHEVEKKWHLIDAENLVVGRAAVIIANLLRGKHKTSFTPHVDCGDNVIVINADKVQFTGKKRTDKVYYKHTGYPGGLKEVTADKILDGRFPERVLEKAVERMIPRGPLGRQQMRNLRIFAGSEHPHAAQNPEVLDVAALSRKNKVGA; this is translated from the coding sequence ATGAAGACCACCAAGTCGGCCAAGCCGCACGAGGTGGAGAAGAAGTGGCATCTGATCGATGCCGAAAATCTGGTGGTGGGCCGCGCTGCGGTCATCATCGCGAACCTGCTGCGCGGCAAGCACAAGACGAGCTTCACCCCGCACGTCGATTGCGGTGACAATGTCATCGTGATCAACGCTGACAAGGTGCAGTTCACCGGCAAGAAGCGCACCGACAAGGTCTACTACAAGCACACCGGTTATCCGGGCGGCCTGAAGGAAGTGACCGCGGACAAGATCCTCGACGGCCGCTTCCCGGAGCGCGTCCTGGAGAAGGCGGTTGAGCGCATGATCCCGCGCGGCCCGCTGGGTCGTCAGCAGATGCGCAACCTGCGTATCTTCGCCGGCAGCGAGCATCCGCACGCCGCCCAGAACCCTGAAGTCCTCGACGTGGCCGCGCTGAGCCGCAAGAACAAGGTGGGCGCATAA
- a CDS encoding divalent-cation tolerance protein CutA, with amino-acid sequence MMATIALVHVTFADAAEAERIGSTMVTERLAACVTIHPPCRSIYRWADKVERGQEVPATFKTAGIRARRLRAAILRLHSYELPVIETMIAEVDAAVADWVDTATS; translated from the coding sequence GTGATGGCCACGATCGCGCTGGTCCATGTCACCTTCGCCGACGCCGCGGAGGCCGAACGGATCGGATCGACGATGGTGACCGAACGGCTTGCGGCGTGCGTCACGATCCACCCGCCCTGCCGGTCGATCTATCGCTGGGCGGACAAGGTCGAGCGCGGACAGGAAGTGCCCGCGACGTTCAAGACCGCCGGCATCCGTGCCCGACGGCTGCGCGCCGCCATCCTGCGCCTCCACAGCTACGAACTGCCGGTGATCGAGACAATGATCGCCGAGGTCGACGCCGCGGTTGCGGATTGGGTGGATACCGCGACGAGCTGA
- a CDS encoding COX15/CtaA family protein gives MLRPPLDPPTARPAALVRWLHFVAALIVAMVVVGGVTRLTESGLSITEWKPVTGAIPPLTEAQWMAEFAKYQRIPEYQQLNQGMTLAQFKGIFFWEYLHRLLGRVIGLAFAVPLAWFWVKKAIPRGYGWPLVGLLVLGGLQGVVGWWMVTSGLAERTDVSHIRLAIHLNLALIILSAIVWVAGNLRALAADPMARPATLTRVGAVAIVLLFVQLFYGALMAGLNAGLAASDWPLMNGRVFPTAEFFARRVPDALINDPYVVHFVHRWWAFVAFVGLMILARAAKQAGDRRAAVMIHATVGTQILLGIATVVLGVPIWLAALHQLVGALVLIATVTGAHAVGRART, from the coding sequence ATGCTTCGTCCCCCGCTCGATCCCCCCACCGCCCGCCCGGCCGCCCTCGTCCGCTGGCTGCACTTCGTCGCTGCGCTGATCGTGGCGATGGTCGTGGTCGGCGGGGTCACGCGGCTGACCGAGTCGGGGCTGTCGATCACCGAATGGAAGCCGGTAACCGGCGCCATCCCGCCGTTGACCGAAGCCCAGTGGATGGCCGAGTTCGCGAAATACCAGCGCATCCCGGAATATCAGCAGCTGAACCAGGGCATGACGCTCGCCCAGTTCAAGGGCATCTTCTTCTGGGAATATCTCCACCGCCTGTTGGGCCGCGTGATCGGCCTGGCCTTTGCGGTACCGCTCGCCTGGTTCTGGGTGAAGAAGGCGATCCCGCGCGGCTATGGTTGGCCGCTGGTCGGACTGCTGGTGCTGGGCGGGCTGCAGGGCGTCGTGGGGTGGTGGATGGTCACCTCGGGGCTGGCCGAGCGTACCGATGTCAGCCACATCCGGCTGGCGATCCACTTGAACCTCGCGCTGATCATTCTCTCGGCGATCGTCTGGGTTGCGGGCAACCTGCGCGCGCTCGCCGCCGACCCCATGGCCCGGCCAGCGACGCTGACGCGCGTCGGTGCGGTCGCGATCGTGCTGCTCTTCGTCCAGTTGTTCTACGGCGCGCTGATGGCCGGGCTGAACGCGGGCCTTGCCGCCAGCGACTGGCCGCTGATGAACGGCCGCGTTTTCCCCACGGCCGAGTTCTTCGCGCGCCGCGTGCCTGACGCGCTGATCAACGATCCCTACGTCGTGCACTTCGTCCACCGGTGGTGGGCCTTCGTCGCCTTCGTCGGGCTGATGATCCTGGCGCGCGCTGCAAAGCAGGCGGGCGACCGACGCGCGGCGGTCATGATCCACGCGACGGTCGGCACGCAGATCCTGCTCGGTATCGCCACCGTCGTGCTGGGCGTGCCGATCTGGCTGGCGGCGCTCCATCAGTTGGTGGGCGCGCTGGTCCTGATCGCTACGGTGACGGGGGCGCATGCCGTGGGTCGAGCGCGGACGTGA
- a CDS encoding MerC domain-containing protein: MAQSTRLWWTWLGLDRIAIGLSGLCLVHCLATAVLLALASAAGGMLLDPHFHEIGLALAIPLGAVALGRGMWTHGYMMPSAVGALGLGVMAGSLTLPHGDSEVLYTMLGVGLLALGHDLNRRAHA; encoded by the coding sequence ATGGCACAGTCGACTCGCCTTTGGTGGACCTGGCTCGGCCTCGATCGCATCGCGATCGGGTTGTCTGGGCTATGCCTGGTCCATTGCCTGGCGACCGCCGTGCTGCTGGCGCTCGCGTCGGCGGCGGGCGGGATGCTGCTCGATCCCCATTTTCACGAGATCGGGCTGGCGCTTGCCATTCCTCTAGGCGCGGTGGCGCTGGGGCGGGGGATGTGGACTCACGGCTATATGATGCCGTCCGCGGTCGGGGCGTTGGGCCTGGGGGTAATGGCCGGGTCGCTGACGCTGCCGCATGGCGACAGCGAAGTGCTCTACACCATGCTCGGCGTCGGGCTGCTCGCGCTCGGCCACGACCTCAACCGTCGCGCGCACGCCTGA
- the lepA gene encoding elongation factor 4, translating to MTPLDKIRNFSIIAHIDHGKSTLADRLIQRTGGLSEREMSAQVLDNMEIEKERGITIKAQTVRLEWKGHILNLMDTPGHVDFAYEVSRSLAACEGALLVVDAAQGVEAQTLANVYQSIEHDHEIIPVINKIDLPSAEPEKVKTEIEEIIGLDASNAVLSSAKSGIGIEEILDAIVERIPAPKGDADAPLKAMLVDSWYDPYLGVVILVRVIDGMIKKGQQVKFMATGTTHLIDRVGAFRPKLENLPDLGPGEIGFITAQIKEVAQARVGDTLTDAKKPAAEPLEGFKEVQPVVFCGLFPVDAADFEKLRESISKLRLNDASFSFEMETSAALGFGFRCGFLGLLHLEIIQERLMREYDLDLITTAPSVVYQIELTHGGGHIDLHNPADMPEPNKIETISEPWIQAVIYVPDEYLGSILKLCQDRRGIQKNLTYVGGRAQATYELPLNEVVFDFYDRLKSLSKGYASFDYEQIGYREGDLVKMGILVNEEPVDALSMIVHRSTAETRGRGMVERLKELIPRHMFKIPIQAAIGGKVIARETISALRKDVTAKCYGGDATRKRKLLDKQKKGKAKMREYGSVSIPQEAFIAALRMGDDA from the coding sequence ATGACTCCGCTCGACAAGATCCGTAACTTCTCCATCATTGCCCATATCGACCATGGCAAGTCGACGCTCGCCGACCGGCTGATCCAGCGGACGGGCGGCCTCTCCGAACGTGAGATGTCGGCGCAAGTCCTTGATAACATGGAGATCGAGAAGGAGCGCGGCATCACCATCAAGGCGCAGACGGTGCGCCTGGAGTGGAAGGGCCACATCCTGAACCTGATGGACACGCCGGGCCACGTCGACTTCGCCTATGAGGTCTCGCGCAGCCTGGCCGCCTGCGAAGGCGCGCTGCTCGTCGTCGACGCGGCGCAGGGCGTCGAGGCGCAGACGCTCGCCAACGTGTACCAGTCGATCGAGCATGATCATGAGATCATTCCGGTCATCAACAAGATCGACCTGCCCTCCGCCGAGCCCGAGAAGGTCAAGACCGAGATCGAGGAGATCATCGGCCTCGACGCGTCGAACGCCGTCCTGTCCTCGGCCAAGTCGGGGATCGGCATCGAGGAGATCCTGGACGCGATCGTCGAGCGCATTCCGGCGCCCAAGGGCGACGCCGACGCGCCGCTCAAGGCCATGCTGGTCGACAGCTGGTACGACCCGTATCTGGGCGTCGTCATCCTGGTCCGCGTCATCGACGGCATGATCAAGAAGGGCCAGCAGGTCAAGTTCATGGCGACCGGCACGACCCACCTGATCGACCGCGTCGGCGCCTTCCGCCCCAAGCTCGAGAACCTGCCCGACCTGGGGCCGGGCGAAATCGGCTTCATCACCGCGCAGATCAAAGAAGTCGCCCAGGCCCGCGTCGGCGACACGCTGACCGATGCGAAGAAGCCCGCCGCCGAGCCGCTGGAGGGCTTTAAGGAAGTCCAGCCGGTCGTGTTCTGCGGCCTGTTCCCGGTCGACGCCGCGGACTTCGAAAAGCTGCGCGAGAGCATCAGCAAGCTGCGTCTGAACGACGCCTCGTTCAGCTTCGAGATGGAGACGTCGGCGGCGCTCGGCTTCGGCTTCCGCTGCGGCTTCCTGGGCCTGCTGCACCTGGAGATCATCCAGGAACGGCTGATGCGCGAATACGACCTCGACCTGATCACCACCGCACCGTCGGTGGTCTATCAGATCGAGCTGACCCACGGCGGCGGGCACATCGACCTGCACAACCCCGCCGACATGCCCGAGCCCAACAAGATCGAGACGATCAGCGAGCCGTGGATCCAGGCGGTCATCTACGTCCCCGACGAATATCTGGGCTCCATCCTGAAGCTGTGCCAGGACCGCCGCGGCATCCAGAAGAACCTGACCTATGTCGGCGGCCGCGCCCAGGCGACCTACGAACTGCCGCTCAACGAAGTCGTGTTCGATTTCTACGACCGGCTGAAGTCGCTGTCGAAGGGCTATGCCAGCTTCGACTATGAACAGATCGGCTATCGCGAAGGCGACCTGGTCAAGATGGGCATCCTGGTCAACGAAGAGCCGGTCGATGCGCTGAGCATGATCGTCCACCGCTCCACCGCCGAAACGCGCGGCCGCGGCATGGTCGAGCGGCTGAAGGAACTGATCCCGCGCCACATGTTCAAGATTCCCATCCAGGCCGCGATCGGCGGCAAGGTGATCGCCCGCGAGACGATCAGCGCGCTGCGCAAGGACGTGACCGCGAAATGCTACGGCGGCGACGCGACGCGCAAGCGGAAGCTGCTGGACAAGCAGAAGAAGGGCAAGGCGAAGATGCGGGAATATGGCTCGGTGAGCATCCCGCAGGAGGCGTTTATCGCGGCGCTGCGGATGGGTGACGACGCCTGA